A DNA window from Thiothrix subterranea contains the following coding sequences:
- a CDS encoding APC family permease: MYELKKTLGFFSGTALFLNIVIGAGLLILPGIVYQQVGQNAIISWALVSLISVPILIIFTILGVYFPNSGGVAYYAEKAFGNIGRNFATLLLLGAVAFGLPSIALTGAYYLSAILPFQYHFYAALLILLPTLLHLFSGKHISTITTTIGSTVIVFIIILLFFAIRDTQGIETIKLPHINNNIFDLFSPFMIIFFAFTGWEIGAHSAEEFKNPKRDFPIAMLFSFLITTILYLTIAFLVQQEENITDPLTPFIGILKKALGDKAVLLVSLLATLIVFANLFGAIWGVSRLVYSLSRDKIIPKYFSLTNKQGTPIYAIILTNTALLFVLALDYYNLLSIESMLSIAGQNFLILYGVASCALFFLSKKLLFKIISITVVLIISIIIIFGGVFLLYPLAILIISYAINFTGNKN; encoded by the coding sequence ATGTATGAACTGAAAAAGACATTAGGTTTTTTTAGTGGAACTGCTTTATTTCTCAACATTGTAATCGGCGCTGGATTATTGATATTACCAGGAATTGTTTATCAGCAAGTTGGTCAAAATGCGATTATTTCATGGGCATTGGTTTCACTCATATCAGTTCCAATTCTAATTATTTTTACCATCCTAGGAGTATACTTTCCCAATTCTGGGGGAGTTGCTTATTATGCAGAAAAGGCATTTGGAAATATCGGGAGAAACTTTGCAACATTGTTACTTCTAGGAGCTGTGGCATTCGGTTTACCGTCAATTGCACTAACAGGTGCTTATTACTTGTCAGCAATACTCCCTTTTCAATATCATTTTTACGCTGCACTATTAATATTATTACCAACGCTATTACATCTTTTTTCTGGAAAGCATATTTCCACCATCACCACGACTATTGGCTCTACGGTTATAGTTTTTATTATAATTCTACTTTTTTTTGCAATAAGAGATACTCAAGGAATAGAAACCATAAAGCTACCACATATCAATAATAATATATTTGATTTATTCTCTCCTTTTATGATTATATTTTTTGCATTCACCGGATGGGAAATTGGTGCTCATTCTGCTGAAGAGTTCAAAAACCCAAAACGTGATTTCCCAATAGCTATGTTATTTTCTTTTTTGATTACAACTATACTTTATCTTACTATAGCTTTTCTTGTTCAACAAGAAGAAAACATAACAGATCCTCTTACTCCATTCATTGGAATATTGAAGAAGGCACTGGGTGATAAGGCTGTATTGCTTGTATCACTGTTGGCAACACTTATTGTGTTTGCCAATTTATTTGGTGCTATATGGGGAGTTTCAAGATTAGTATACTCTCTCAGTCGGGACAAGATTATACCAAAGTATTTTAGTCTTACGAATAAACAAGGCACACCTATTTATGCCATTATTCTAACGAACACAGCATTATTATTTGTTTTGGCATTAGACTATTATAATCTCCTTAGCATTGAAAGTATGCTATCCATAGCAGGACAAAACTTTCTTATTTTATATGGAGTAGCAAGTTGTGCTCTTTTTTTCTTATCAAAAAAACTATTATTTAAAATAATATCAATCACCGTTGTCTTAATCATATCAATAATCATTATTTTTGGAGGTGTTTTTCTGCTATATCCCCTAGCAATACTAATCATTTCATATGCAATAAATTTTACGGGAAACAAGAATTAA
- a CDS encoding DUF3368 domain-containing protein, with protein MVKQAIVNSSPIIFLSKAGLMNLLKLAGDEVFVPDAVVQEINQRGANDVSVRAIAAAEWLQVVDVPTPDPLIQAWDLGKGETAVLTHALHYAGMFAVIDDGLGRKCAETFEIPLYGTLGLVLKAKRLGMIAEARPVLHQLRKYGMYLKDATLEQALALIGE; from the coding sequence ATGGTTAAACAGGCGATAGTTAACAGTTCGCCGATCATTTTTCTGTCCAAAGCGGGTTTGATGAATTTGCTGAAACTGGCGGGCGATGAGGTTTTCGTGCCGGATGCAGTGGTGCAGGAAATCAACCAGCGCGGGGCAAACGATGTTTCCGTGCGGGCAATTGCTGCTGCTGAATGGCTGCAAGTCGTGGATGTGCCGACACCTGACCCGCTGATACAGGCATGGGATTTAGGCAAAGGCGAAACGGCGGTTTTGACTCATGCGTTGCATTATGCGGGGATGTTTGCGGTGATTGATGATGGTTTAGGCAGAAAATGTGCTGAAACCTTCGAGATTCCGTTGTATGGCACGTTGGGCTTGGTGTTGAAGGCGAAGCGGTTGGGGATGATTGCAGAAGCCCGTCCTGTACTGCATCAGCTACGCAAATATGGTATGTACCTTAAAGATGCTACATTGGAACAGGCTCTTGCGCTGATTGGGGAATAA
- a CDS encoding TRCF domain-containing protein, whose product MYSLLGVSGFAGLDHNLYNDLLERAVKALKSGDVGAIHESPLRWHNNRTTVELGAPALIPDDYLPDVHARLILYKRIASAESQAALDELRVEMIDRFGLLPEPTKTLFSVTRVKLLAQELGIRKLDMHVKGGRIIFDDKPNIDPMKVITLIQKRPWVFKLDGQDKLRFEIELPTVEEREEHTRQLKPLSP is encoded by the coding sequence GTGTACTCACTTCTTGGGGTGTCCGGGTTTGCTGGGCTAGATCACAACCTCTACAACGACTTGCTGGAACGGGCGGTGAAGGCGTTGAAATCGGGTGATGTAGGGGCGATTCATGAATCGCCCTTACGCTGGCACAACAACCGCACCACGGTGGAATTGGGTGCGCCTGCGCTGATCCCGGACGATTATTTACCGGATGTCCATGCGCGGCTGATCCTCTACAAACGCATTGCCAGCGCGGAATCGCAGGCGGCACTGGACGAATTGCGGGTGGAAATGATCGACCGCTTCGGGCTGCTGCCAGAACCGACCAAGACGCTGTTCAGCGTCACGCGGGTCAAGCTGCTGGCGCAGGAACTGGGCATCCGCAAGCTGGATATGCACGTCAAGGGCGGGCGAATTATCTTTGACGACAAACCGAATATTGACCCGATGAAGGTGATTACCCTGATCCAGAAACGCCCGTGGGTGTTTAAGCTGGATGGGCAGGATAAGTTGCGGTTTGAAATCGAACTCCCGACGGTGGAGGAGCGGGAGGAGCATACGCGCCAACTTAAGCCCCTATCCCCTTGA
- a CDS encoding acetylornithine transaminase has protein sequence MQTIFRNIMQTASRPELIFEQGSGSWLTDHNGKQYLDFVQGWAVNTLGHCPAVITNTLNQQSSRLINASPAFYNRPMLECAEELTHHSVFDQVFFANSGAEANEGAIKLARKWGKVHKNGAWKIITFDNSFHGRTLTTMAASGKPAFAPMFEPKTPGFTKVSFNEAEAVRQAIDTETVAIMIEPIQGEAGVIPATPEFLHTLRQLADEHNLLLICDEVQTGMGRTGDLFAYQGYGIEPDIMTLGKGLGGGVPISALLAKHHACVFTAGEQGGTYNGNPLMTAVAYSVIQAITQPDFLSTVRERSQLLRDALSSLSLQSGLGEIRGRGLLLALDTGTLDAAAIVQACFEQGLLINTPQPHTLRFMPALNVTETEIKQMTTILSAVLSTNCL, from the coding sequence ATGCAAACTATTTTTCGCAATATTATGCAAACCGCTTCACGACCTGAGCTTATTTTTGAACAAGGTAGTGGCAGTTGGCTGACCGATCATAATGGCAAACAATACCTTGATTTTGTTCAGGGTTGGGCTGTGAACACACTAGGGCACTGCCCCGCTGTAATTACCAATACACTTAACCAACAAAGCAGCCGTCTAATTAATGCCAGCCCCGCATTTTATAATCGCCCAATGTTAGAATGTGCTGAAGAGTTGACACACCACTCTGTTTTCGATCAGGTATTTTTTGCTAATAGTGGTGCAGAAGCCAACGAAGGTGCAATCAAACTGGCGCGTAAATGGGGAAAGGTACATAAAAATGGAGCATGGAAAATAATAACTTTCGATAACAGTTTTCACGGCAGAACATTAACCACAATGGCAGCCAGCGGCAAACCAGCATTCGCACCGATGTTTGAACCCAAAACGCCGGGGTTTACCAAAGTCTCGTTTAATGAAGCCGAAGCAGTACGGCAAGCCATTGATACCGAAACCGTCGCCATCATGATTGAACCGATTCAAGGTGAAGCAGGTGTTATCCCCGCTACACCCGAATTCCTGCACACCTTACGTCAGCTTGCAGATGAACATAACCTGCTGCTGATTTGCGATGAAGTCCAAACAGGCATGGGCAGGACAGGCGATTTGTTTGCCTACCAAGGCTACGGCATTGAACCTGACATCATGACACTGGGCAAAGGGTTGGGCGGTGGTGTACCGATTTCCGCGTTACTGGCAAAACACCACGCTTGTGTATTCACCGCAGGCGAACAAGGCGGCACATACAATGGTAATCCGCTCATGACAGCCGTTGCTTACAGTGTTATTCAAGCCATCACCCAACCTGATTTTTTATCAACAGTCCGCGAACGTAGCCAGCTATTGCGTGATGCTCTCTCCTCGCTTTCCCTCCAATCTGGCTTAGGCGAAATACGAGGCAGAGGTTTGTTGTTAGCATTGGATACAGGAACATTAGATGCTGCTGCCATTGTACAAGCCTGCTTTGAACAAGGCTTATTGATCAACACACCACAGCCACATACTTTGCGCTTTATGCCTGCATTGAATGTGACAGAGACAGAAATCAAGCAAATGACAACCATTTTAAGCGCAGTTTTGTCAACTAACTGTTTGTGA
- a CDS encoding toll/interleukin-1 receptor domain-containing protein, whose product MSKKVFISYSHKDEAYKDSLEEHLSLLKNNNIISVWHDRKISAGDDWKEQLDENLESADIVIFLVSSSFLASKYCTDIEVRKAIKKHEEGSAIIFSIIVRPCDWEGGNFSRFQSLPKNLKPISTWKNKDSGWVDAINGLKESIQKYNFPSAVISEPSKKNFKLTDEQLKWLVDTDVDFSTRKYGKINLDDIYVVPDIYFKDEANKESDDIECLNLILNEKNYFLLSGEEQQGKTSSLKYLFKEFLKKGLLPIYVDAKNISNSDPNSFVNKELSKQYSNLSFDEFDVFLDKVLLLDNFSSIGLNEKFQNVFIESISKKYDWVVVTCDSSFSYISSELPAFSKYREAKILGFGNSKREILVKKWVSLGVEESISDIDLYSEIDGLKNQINIVIKKNIVPPKPIYILIMMQMLDANTQRSLELTSYGHCYQYLIYQAFEKAKIDARNQEKYLNVLTELSWAIFKNKGGLNEFKLNYFFNDYGGKYLSVDKNDVIEKLICNSILTRNNGVVDFKYPYIYYFFMGKKIAEGFLECEDVKYEVDYLLENLYKEDCANILIFITHHTKNSWVLTKINEVLMNLFQDQPRAVLRKDQLLFMDSFVRLIPELVLEKREIQKERDKHNKRLDEIERKKESVHDYSVDLLSNVTKTFRGMEIAGQIIRNRHATMTRESIANLADNGISAGLRFLEFFINISDSSKKEIIDIIEKHLEEHPTLSSKKIIDYAEKIYLHLTYDVISAVVRKIASSVGSREAVEIYNALEEKEKTPAFILINQSIEFQFERILNIDSVRSTAEKLKNNPVCLRILKEMVIQHIYMFPVEYKKKQQLSELLKISVQDQRLMDQKKLGKG is encoded by the coding sequence ATGAGTAAAAAAGTTTTTATTAGCTACTCCCATAAGGATGAGGCATATAAAGATAGTTTAGAAGAGCATTTGTCGCTCTTGAAGAATAATAATATTATTTCTGTTTGGCATGATAGAAAAATATCCGCTGGAGATGATTGGAAAGAACAGTTAGATGAAAATTTGGAATCTGCTGATATTGTAATTTTTTTAGTAAGTTCGAGTTTTTTAGCTTCAAAATATTGCACTGATATTGAAGTAAGAAAAGCTATAAAGAAGCATGAAGAAGGCTCGGCTATAATTTTTTCTATTATTGTTAGACCATGTGACTGGGAAGGTGGTAATTTTTCAAGATTTCAATCTCTTCCTAAAAACTTAAAGCCTATTTCAACGTGGAAGAACAAAGATAGTGGTTGGGTTGATGCTATTAATGGTTTAAAAGAATCTATTCAGAAATACAATTTCCCCAGCGCAGTTATTAGTGAGCCTTCAAAGAAAAATTTTAAATTAACTGATGAGCAATTAAAGTGGCTTGTGGATACTGATGTCGATTTCTCTACTAGAAAATACGGAAAGATAAATCTTGATGATATTTACGTGGTCCCTGATATTTATTTTAAAGATGAAGCAAATAAAGAAAGTGATGATATTGAGTGTCTGAATCTAATTCTTAATGAGAAAAACTATTTCCTTTTATCAGGAGAGGAACAACAAGGTAAAACATCTTCTTTGAAATATTTATTTAAAGAATTTCTGAAAAAAGGTTTATTACCTATATATGTTGACGCAAAAAATATAAGTAATTCTGATCCAAATTCTTTTGTTAATAAAGAACTAAGTAAGCAATACAGTAATCTTTCTTTCGATGAGTTTGATGTTTTTCTTGATAAAGTATTATTGCTTGATAATTTTAGTAGTATAGGTCTCAACGAAAAATTCCAAAATGTTTTTATTGAATCAATAAGTAAAAAATATGATTGGGTTGTGGTAACTTGTGATAGTTCATTTAGTTATATTTCATCAGAACTTCCAGCCTTTTCAAAATATAGAGAAGCTAAAATTCTTGGATTTGGTAATTCAAAAAGAGAAATTTTAGTTAAAAAGTGGGTGTCTTTAGGTGTTGAGGAATCTATTAGTGATATTGATTTGTATTCAGAAATAGATGGATTAAAAAATCAAATAAACATAGTAATAAAGAAGAATATTGTTCCTCCGAAGCCAATATATATATTAATAATGATGCAAATGCTCGATGCTAACACACAGCGTAGTCTTGAGCTTACATCATATGGGCATTGTTACCAATATTTGATTTATCAAGCCTTTGAAAAAGCAAAAATTGATGCAAGAAATCAAGAGAAATACTTAAATGTACTGACGGAGTTGTCTTGGGCTATCTTTAAAAATAAAGGTGGTTTGAATGAATTTAAATTAAATTATTTCTTTAATGATTATGGTGGAAAATATTTATCAGTTGATAAAAATGACGTTATTGAAAAGCTCATTTGTAACTCTATTTTGACTAGAAACAATGGAGTTGTTGATTTTAAGTATCCATATATTTATTATTTTTTTATGGGTAAAAAGATTGCAGAGGGTTTTTTAGAGTGTGAGGATGTCAAATATGAAGTTGATTATCTTCTTGAAAATCTCTACAAAGAGGATTGTGCTAATATTCTGATTTTTATAACTCATCACACAAAAAATTCTTGGGTATTGACTAAAATAAATGAAGTTTTAATGAATCTTTTTCAAGATCAGCCAAGAGCCGTATTAAGAAAAGATCAATTGCTTTTCATGGATAGTTTTGTTCGGCTTATTCCAGAGCTTGTCTTGGAAAAAAGAGAAATTCAAAAAGAAAGAGATAAACATAATAAAAGATTAGATGAAATTGAAAGAAAAAAAGAAAGCGTTCATGACTACTCTGTTGATTTATTATCAAATGTAACTAAAACATTTAGAGGAATGGAAATTGCAGGGCAAATAATCAGAAATCGTCATGCAACTATGACTAGAGAGTCTATTGCAAACCTTGCAGATAATGGTATTTCTGCAGGTTTAAGGTTTTTGGAATTTTTTATTAACATATCGGATTCTTCAAAGAAAGAAATTATTGACATAATTGAAAAGCATTTAGAAGAGCACCCAACGCTAAGTTCTAAAAAAATCATTGATTATGCCGAGAAAATATATCTTCATCTTACTTATGATGTTATTAGTGCTGTTGTAAGAAAAATTGCGTCGTCTGTTGGATCTAGGGAGGCAGTAGAAATATATAATGCACTTGAAGAGAAAGAAAAAACACCAGCTTTTATTCTTATAAATCAATCAATTGAATTTCAGTTTGAACGGATTCTTAATATTGACTCGGTTAGGTCTACTGCTGAGAAACTTAAAAATAATCCAGTGTGCCTGCGTATTTTGAAAGAGATGGTTATACAGCATATTTATATGTTTCCTGTTGAATATAAGAAAAAGCAACAATTATCTGAATTGCTTAAAATATCGGTTCAGGATCAAAGATTAATGGATCAAAAGAAGTTGGGAAAGGGTTGA
- a CDS encoding AAA family ATPase produces MFKIKHIKIMGFWGKHILDVAFYNDVNVIIGKNGTGKTTFMSILHAVLTVDVEWLYDFEFEFVEIKLVLDKKIKTIKVKKSIPDDYKFPIVEYYVSRKNFKLRVIGTDDAVPLHFRRRIVEESEEIRKELGGLVNITTLSVYRIKKDYEYDRRERAERRNISPIDLILQDLLQRLTTYQLELSDQARQVSSKLQKEVLSSLLYIEERENKQGIKLDFDKREEKKKLITAYNQLGVLDSKIRGYIDQHVEKVSESIEKMKLAIKSPDAEKMVALDFGPLEKIRLTNDVVKMSLKAEEEEKSIFRQQSSFIKILHEFILDKKFSFKNGLLKVEKNGDVPIPKLSSGEKQLIILFAEALLQREQSFIFVADEPELSLHISWQREILPAIRTLNPNAQLIVATHSPEIAGKYVGKILDMEDVLQ; encoded by the coding sequence ATGTTTAAAATTAAGCATATAAAGATTATGGGATTTTGGGGGAAGCACATTCTTGATGTGGCTTTTTATAATGATGTAAATGTTATTATTGGAAAGAATGGCACAGGAAAAACAACATTCATGAGTATACTTCATGCTGTTTTGACTGTCGATGTGGAATGGCTATATGATTTTGAATTTGAATTTGTTGAGATTAAACTCGTTCTTGACAAGAAGATTAAAACTATAAAAGTAAAGAAGTCAATTCCAGATGACTATAAGTTTCCAATTGTTGAGTATTATGTTTCTCGAAAAAACTTTAAACTACGAGTTATTGGAACAGATGATGCTGTTCCGCTGCATTTTAGAAGGCGTATTGTTGAGGAGTCTGAAGAAATAAGAAAAGAACTTGGAGGTCTAGTTAATATTACTACTTTGTCAGTTTATAGAATAAAAAAAGATTATGAATATGATAGGCGAGAAAGAGCTGAAAGAAGAAATATTTCTCCTATTGATCTAATTCTTCAAGATTTATTACAAAGACTTACTACATATCAGTTAGAATTATCTGATCAGGCTAGGCAGGTATCTTCAAAGCTCCAAAAGGAAGTGTTGTCATCACTTTTATATATTGAAGAGCGTGAAAATAAACAAGGAATTAAGCTCGATTTTGATAAAAGAGAAGAAAAGAAAAAATTAATTACTGCATATAACCAACTTGGTGTTCTAGATTCAAAGATTCGTGGTTATATTGATCAGCACGTGGAAAAAGTATCTGAAAGCATTGAAAAAATGAAATTGGCAATTAAGTCTCCTGATGCTGAAAAAATGGTGGCTCTTGATTTTGGTCCATTAGAAAAAATTAGGTTGACAAATGATGTTGTTAAAATGTCATTAAAAGCTGAAGAAGAGGAAAAATCAATATTTAGACAGCAAAGTTCATTTATAAAGATACTGCATGAATTTATTCTTGATAAGAAATTTAGCTTTAAAAATGGATTGCTTAAAGTGGAGAAAAATGGGGATGTTCCAATTCCTAAGTTATCTTCTGGTGAAAAGCAGTTAATTATTTTGTTTGCTGAAGCATTGCTCCAACGTGAACAATCTTTTATTTTTGTTGCTGATGAACCTGAGCTTTCTTTGCATATATCTTGGCAAAGAGAGATTCTTCCAGCAATTCGAACTCTTAATCCAAATGCTCAACTAATTGTTGCAACACACTCTCCCGAAATAGCTGGAAAATACGTGGGTAAGATTCTTGATATGGAGGATGTTTTGCAATGA
- a CDS encoding UPF0175 family protein, with the protein MTTFAVELPTEIFSALKRSPPEFLKQMRLAAAIHWYAGGKVSQEKAALIAGLDRVDFLAALAAEQVEVFAVDMDSLKRELEHG; encoded by the coding sequence ATGACCACATTTGCAGTTGAGTTACCAACGGAAATCTTTTCCGCGTTGAAGCGTTCGCCACCGGAATTCCTCAAACAAATGCGTCTTGCTGCGGCTATCCATTGGTATGCGGGGGGTAAGGTGTCGCAGGAAAAAGCCGCCTTGATCGCAGGGCTTGACCGCGTGGATTTTCTGGCGGCATTGGCGGCGGAACAGGTGGAAGTGTTCGCCGTGGATATGGATAGCCTGAAGCGGGAACTGGAGCATGGTTAA
- a CDS encoding DUF4435 domain-containing protein, producing the protein MSNIEYSSDAINVLNKFHRCSILVYVEGEDDVMFWDIIFRFFEFENYKIEPKDGCEELDKYANRVINEDLNIIIARDADYRVITDRHLSHRNIVTTYGYSIENTLYFPKSLIEVTQIWVKDSDFNGIELYRWLDNLTVKLRSLIVLDIANFAFDLYENILGDNCTKYMSSQHSIDVNDSRIKRAYDEKIMNFTPEQIERIESLIERNDRELHEIIRGHFLQSAILKFISKAMSAKGRKGKISYDALYAHAIQQFKYIFNEHHPHYEYYKQEIAELRK; encoded by the coding sequence ATGAGTAATATTGAGTACTCTTCAGATGCTATTAATGTTCTAAATAAATTTCATCGTTGCTCAATTCTTGTTTATGTTGAGGGTGAAGATGATGTTATGTTTTGGGATATTATTTTTCGATTTTTCGAGTTTGAAAATTATAAAATTGAACCCAAAGACGGATGTGAGGAACTTGATAAGTATGCAAATAGAGTAATTAATGAAGACTTAAATATAATCATTGCTAGAGATGCCGACTATAGAGTTATTACTGACCGTCATTTGTCGCACAGAAATATAGTTACAACATATGGATACTCAATAGAAAATACTCTGTATTTTCCAAAATCACTTATTGAGGTGACGCAAATTTGGGTTAAAGATAGTGACTTTAATGGTATTGAGCTTTATAGATGGCTTGATAATTTAACTGTAAAATTAAGATCACTTATCGTGTTGGATATTGCTAATTTTGCATTTGATTTATATGAAAATATTTTAGGAGATAATTGTACAAAATATATGTCATCACAACACTCTATAGATGTAAATGATTCTAGAATAAAACGCGCATATGATGAAAAAATCATGAATTTCACCCCTGAACAAATTGAACGCATTGAATCATTGATTGAACGTAATGATAGGGAATTACATGAGATAATTAGAGGGCATTTTTTGCAGTCGGCAATATTAAAATTTATTTCAAAGGCAATGTCTGCCAAAGGAAGAAAAGGGAAAATATCTTATGATGCTTTGTATGCACATGCAATTCAACAGTTTAAATATATATTTAATGAGCATCACCCTCATTATGAATATTATAAACAAGAGATTGCCGAGTTAAGAAAATAA
- a CDS encoding IS3 family transposase (programmed frameshift), translating into MKPSKPTTKPYTRRSASYKEEALRLADRIGYAEAARQLGLHESQLYGWRAKQTQQQTVSSREQEKAAEIAKLKRELLIAQEEVAILKKGQRVLCETAQVKYAFIQQHSREFCIPRLCQALGVARSSYYEWLERQSNDRQREQRQALLDTQVATAFQSKKGCYGAWRLCKLLAKDGLHYNRKTIANSLKRQGLVAKAARKFKATTHSRHSLPVSPNLLEQNFTATAPNQKWVGDITYLWTDEGWLYLAVIIDLFSRQVIGWAMDQRMTADLVGDALQMALWKRKHPKGVIVHSDRGSQYCSQAYQQLIQQHQLHGSMSAKGNCYDNACAESFFHSMKVECIHGERFATRDAMKQTVFEYIETDYNRHRLHSTLGYLSPLDFEAQFLTS; encoded by the exons ATGAAACCAAGCAAACCAACAACCAAGCCCTACACACGCCGTTCCGCGAGTTATAAAGAGGAAGCCCTGAGGTTGGCCGATCGAATCGGTTACGCGGAAGCAGCGCGTCAACTGGGTTTACATGAATCACAACTCTACGGCTGGCGTGCCAAACAAACGCAGCAGCAAACGGTTAGCAGTCGCGAACAAGAGAAAGCGGCTGAAATCGCCAAACTCAAACGGGAACTGCTGATAGCCCAAGAAGAGGTGGCTATCCTAA AAAAAGGCCAGCGCGTACTTTGCGAGACAGCTCAAGTGAAGTACGCCTTTATTCAACAACATAGCCGTGAATTCTGCATTCCCCGCCTGTGCCAAGCATTGGGTGTTGCCCGCAGCAGTTACTATGAATGGCTGGAGCGACAATCCAACGATCGGCAACGTGAGCAACGGCAAGCATTACTCGATACTCAGGTTGCTACCGCCTTCCAGTCCAAGAAAGGCTGCTATGGCGCATGGCGTTTATGTAAACTATTGGCAAAGGATGGACTGCATTACAACCGCAAAACCATTGCCAACAGCTTGAAACGTCAGGGATTAGTCGCCAAAGCAGCGCGGAAATTCAAGGCAACCACCCATAGCCGCCATTCGTTGCCAGTGTCGCCCAATCTGCTGGAACAGAACTTTACAGCGACTGCCCCAAACCAGAAATGGGTCGGTGACATCACTTACTTGTGGACAGACGAAGGCTGGCTATATCTGGCGGTTATCATTGACCTATTCTCCCGCCAAGTGATTGGTTGGGCAATGGATCAACGCATGACCGCTGATTTGGTTGGTGATGCTCTGCAAATGGCACTTTGGAAACGTAAACATCCCAAGGGCGTGATTGTCCATTCCGACCGTGGCAGCCAATATTGCTCCCAAGCTTACCAACAACTGATACAACAGCACCAACTGCATGGCAGCATGAGTGCCAAAGGCAATTGCTATGACAACGCCTGCGCCGAAAGCTTTTTCCATTCCATGAAAGTAGAATGCATCCACGGTGAACGCTTTGCCACACGGGATGCCATGAAACAAACCGTTTTCGAGTACATCGAAACCGATTACAACCGTCACCGCTTGCACAGTACCTTGGGCTATCTCAGCCCGCTGGACTTTGAAGCACAATTCCTCACAAGTTGA
- a CDS encoding transposase: MQEPAATATTYRLHIAIDLINLSLHQVEVTTDKEGENLDHYTLAAGDVVLIDRGYNQPKTLVPFIDRGGDVVLRYNAHSMNLYEDDEGDDTGRLVKIDWYTRLRKLGKRPSCVPVWLCHGNKRIQGYLHAIPLPEEKAAQARRKAKQRAKDKGRNPSTEALCLSEWVLIFTSLPPEVLCTTTASALYRVRWQVELVIKRLKSLLNVDELRAHKGSKLAELYLHGKLLYAAVLEKMTQSRFANAKRKLDNPRRLTDWRLWKTVADDLNAGIKACFPVDARFEDDNIKSLSERPRKRTLQCLPSPILALLNQCREMALSRV; this comes from the coding sequence GTGCAAGAACCGGCAGCCACTGCCACGACGTACCGCCTGCATATCGCCATTGATTTGATCAACCTCAGCCTGCATCAAGTGGAAGTCACCACCGATAAAGAAGGCGAAAACCTCGACCATTACACGCTGGCAGCAGGCGATGTGGTGCTGATTGACCGGGGTTATAACCAACCCAAAACGCTTGTCCCTTTTATCGACCGGGGCGGTGATGTGGTATTACGCTACAACGCCCATAGCATGAATCTGTATGAGGATGACGAAGGAGATGATACCGGACGCCTAGTCAAAATCGACTGGTACACGCGCTTACGTAAGCTGGGTAAACGCCCCAGTTGTGTGCCGGTTTGGTTATGTCATGGCAACAAACGCATCCAGGGCTACCTTCACGCGATCCCCTTACCCGAAGAAAAAGCCGCACAAGCGCGGCGCAAAGCCAAACAACGCGCCAAAGACAAGGGACGCAACCCCAGCACGGAAGCCCTTTGCCTGAGCGAATGGGTACTGATTTTCACGTCATTACCGCCTGAAGTCCTGTGTACCACCACCGCATCCGCACTCTACCGTGTCCGCTGGCAGGTTGAATTGGTGATCAAACGTCTCAAAAGTTTGCTGAATGTCGATGAGCTACGGGCGCACAAAGGCTCAAAACTGGCTGAACTGTATCTACACGGCAAATTATTGTACGCCGCCGTGCTGGAAAAGATGACGCAAAGTCGCTTTGCCAATGCCAAACGTAAACTCGATAACCCCCGCCGACTCACCGATTGGCGACTTTGGAAAACCGTCGCGGATGACCTCAACGCGGGCATCAAAGCCTGTTTCCCTGTTGATGCCCGCTTTGAGGATGACAACATCAAGAGTTTGAGCGAACGCCCCAGAAAGCGGACGTTGCAATGTTTGCCTAGCCCCATTCTTGCTCTGTTGAACCAATGCCGAGAAATGGCGTTGAGCCGTGTTTAA